The genomic window CGAAGAACATCCCCAACCTCACCGTGGTCAGAAAATAACTACAAAGAACCGAGGTTCTAAAATTCTCTGTCCTTCATCTACGTCATGCAAAATGCTCTTCAGGCAACTTTCTGCGCAGTACTGCGTTGTGATGAAGAAAAACGTACAAAGAAAAATTACACACGCGTTCGGGGTTTGCGAGTGCTGACGTGATCGCTGACGTCTAAAACCTTTACTGGTTATCATTCATAGCAGTTCGTGACGTCGCTACGGCCCCAAGAAACAATAAGCGAGAACGTAACCTTTGTTTAACGCTTATTATGCGTATTTCGAGGTGATAACGAATTGAAGATGATACGAATATTTTTGAGGACCCCGCGAGGTTCTTATCACCGATGTTTTACCGCATATAGTCGATGTGTTCAGCGAGCGATTCATTTTCAATGTATCTCTGGCAACCAATACCGCCAAGGATACAAAGTATTATACGAAGCATATACAAAGAGCTTCATCGCACCCTCCTTGTACGTGACGTGTGCCTATGCAGTTGGTATGTAATTCTTTCGTAGGATTCCACGTATCAACTCGTTTCTTGCTTGATCATCTTAGGGAAAGAAAACGCTTGGACTTTTTTCTCAGTATCGTAGTTGCCGTTACGTACCTACACGTGACATCTGTACGGCATGCGCTGTACGGCAGTCTCGACGATGAATAAAACATCCACGGTGGACACAACGTAATAGCACGTAGAAACCACGGCACACACGATAAAGGGTATTCTGGGATGTTTTCGCTGCTGTGTCCAATATTGCTAtcagccccgccacagtggtctagtggctaaggtactcggctactgacccgcaggtcgcaggattgaatctcggctgcggtggttgcGTTTTTGATTGaggtgaaaatgatgtaggcccgtgtgctccgatttgggtgcacgttagagaaccccaggtggtcgaaattttcggagccctccgctgcggcgtctctcataatcatgtggtagttttgggatgttacattccacgcaatcaatcaatcaaccaatcaatcaatcaaacactaGCGTCTAGAATTATGTATCTATGTATTTCCTAACATAAAAGCAAACCATCTAATACTTACGTATGGATGTTGCTCCTCAGGTCAGCGCAATATTCGCTTTTCGATCGATTATCGTCAGGAGTGTGAAAGCAGTCACCAGGTCAAAAGTCGCATGGGCGCTCAGGCAGTCCTTAAGCTTTGGCCGGATGACTGAACTGTCTGAGAGAAAGACAGGCCGAAATTTCTGCTTTCCGAATATCTCAAGGAaaacttgaacaaaaaaaatccACCGCGCCTGTAGCTTCTATCACTTTGTCGCTTATCATTCGCGCCCACTGATCTTATTACGAATGGCTAACTAGggataagatcacgtgctacgtgacgccaataggcAAAAATAGGGTGTTCCAAACTCGCCGCAATGCAAGCTGGTGGCGCTGACGGGCTCTGAAAATGCACATATATTCCCTATAGAGTGGACAGAGGCATGGCCGCCACCGCAGATCATTGGTAgtgcaccgaacgcgttattggaaggtcgcacgGTGGTTGGTTCCTGCTGGTGGctagtcatcttttcgtccacttttctttcttcacatttacattacttctaataacatcccatctACTTTTTTGGCATCATTGCCTGTTAATTTTCGGTAATATTGTGTTGTTAGCAAAGAAAACAACCCCTTAGATaagttgacttttttttttcgggcatgTATATATACAGTCATTCACAGTGTAAACAGCTTCGCGAGATGCGATCTGTTGAGATGGAAGATGCTTGATTTTGTGGGCGATCCTGCGAATATGCTTTTGGACATTAGCAGTAACATGGTAAATAGGATCGAAGTAGGTTTAGTTGCCTGAGATCTCTGCAAACACTGTTGCGAAGGGCTTACCAGTTTGTTGCCGCCATTGAAATGCAGATGCATCGTGCCGCTGTGCTACTTTATGCGAGCACGTGGGGCAGGACGAAGTGGCGACGACACGTCTTCAGGCCGCAATGGCTGTACCGTTGATGTCGTTCGCTGTTGATGAGCAacatcacagattttttttttctgtcttcgcAGCCGCGGTCTTCTCGTAAATgcgccaggaaaaaaaaaagtagcagttGCGGAGCCACAGCTGCATTTGGGCGCACCGCGGGTCACGACAAACCTCTCTCCTGCCTCAGCTGGCATTGTCAGAACAAACTATACGCCGAGGAAATGGAATTAGGCGTCCGCTTTGTCTGTTCTTCGTCCCGCGGCGGGAACGGCGACGATGTAACCAGACAGAAACGTTCAATAAAGCACACCCGCCTTGTGTTAACGAACCGAGGTGCGACTAACTCAGCGCTGAGTTACTGCTTCGGGGGTCGGCGAGACAGAGGAGCCACGATGTCTACGACAACAGGTCGAGGATTTGTCGACCTCTCTCCGAGAATTCCCCCCAGCGTCTGCTGGAAGAATGACCTTTCGCGGGGCCGTATTTCCAAATGTGAAGTCGTGAGCCGGTGACAAAGTGTCCGCGAGCTAAATGGCTACCGCGAGGCACTCGGCCAGAACTGAAGTTACTGTCGACTTTCTCTGCTAATGTGTTCCTAAAGCGAACTTCAaggtgaaagaagaaaagaaaaaagctaTGCTGACTACGGTGGTGTTGAGTTAAGGCTACATCGTCTCTTTCGAAGACTTGTACAAATAAACACTACATGTGAGAGAGTTGTGCGATAGTCTATACTATGACGGCAGTCTCAGGTTTATTTTGGGATAAAAAGGGAACTCTTGCGCGCTCCTCGTTCAGTCGTGTTAGGCTGTGCCACATATATAAACGCACTTACCTTCAACTCGAACTATTGCACAACTCCAGGagagtttgaagaaaaaaaaaacattgttcagGGTACATCTTATTTTTTCTATTTCGTGCAGTTTTGACAAACTTTCCAGCGCTTGTCTTGGATTGTCTTGATGATAATTTGTGGCCGTGGTGATTCCGTAATGCTGCTTGAGAGTTGTCACGTGGTATGGCTTAGATCAATTCACAGCTCATGGCGTGGGTAGTTCTTCCATCTCGTCCGGGCGTAGTGGTCCTTGTGAACTACGTATGCCGAGTTGAGGCTGCTCGAGTTCTTGCAACCTGCGTATAGGCAACGAACAGGAAGGGAGGAGTTGCAAGCATGCATGAAATTGAAGTTCGGGAAGGAGATCTAAAAGCTCCTTGGGTGTGTTTTATGAGAGCTTTGTCACGGACAGATAAGGACCCAGTCACTATTATTGGCCATTATGTCACAGAGACGCTTTAAAGTCGTAAGTAGTTACGGCCGGCCTTGTTAGAGACACGTGTCTTAAAATATTGCATCTGGAACGTATACCTAAAAAAAACTATCTAAAAATAGTGCTAAAGACTGATGTAATGAGTGGCATGCGTACGAAATAGTGAAGCTTCTTGTGAAACCAGAAAATAATTGTTACAGTAAAAAAGAATATGTATACGATACCGATGATTACGATATTCTCTAACGAGAATTTTTATTTGAAGACGACGCATTTGCACTGGTTTCGTTCCTCATTGTCCAGAACACAGAAACGCTTGGCGCACGGGAACTTCAGAGCATGAACACGGAAACTCACGCGGAGTGCATTCCCTATTGTGGTGGCGGCCTTGGCGAACTGATGCTTTCGCAGTATGTTCTAAGTGCACGTCAGCACTTGGTCTCCATAAGTGCTATTATCCGTGGACGCGCTGCACGTATGCCTCGGTAGTGATACACGAGAAAGTCGGTAACGTGGCATTTACTCAGCAACGGCGCATTGAAAAAGAAGGTTAACAAATACGTGGGAGACATCGCTGCAGCGCCCTCACATAAGCGCCGCGTTACACCACAACGGTGTAACACGGCGCCTCTTTCTGTTCTCCGCTATGCTTAGCGCTCCGTTTCTATTTAATATCACGCTGCAGCCACTGTGATAAGCCTCTGCCGCATCTCATATACGAAACAGTCCGGTGCGGGTGCCTCGTGACGCGTGCAATTCACGCCGACGCTACACGCAGCAGCGGGCACCTAAGATAGGCGCTCTAATGCGAAACACACAGCATACCCGATCATCACACGTGCTTATAATAAAGTAGTAGGGCGTCCATCATCTCGAGTTGGAAGAATCTTGCGAGCACAGCTGCCTGGGGAATAGTTTGTGCTTCGCACGCCTTCGGCATTTCAATGGCGAGTTTTataatatttggggttttacgtcaAAGCCACGATATGGTTCTGAGGCACGGTGTAATAGGGGGCAACTTTTATTTGTcacgtggtgttctttaatgtgcaccgacaTCAAACACTACATCTCGTATCCACCGAAATGTGactggaattgaacccacgaccttctaTTGAGCAGCAGAGTGCCATGACCGCTACACCGAACTCGGCGGACCGACGTGGAGTTCGACcactgcgcttgtccttgtctttttctgGTACGTGTTTTCTACCGCTTAGTACACTTGGATCATGTATcacaccaactggcccaatcgtccactttgtttaacttagaagtgtggcagtttgggctagttggtatggcatgacgatagttatagcgccagaACTCTTCgtcgtctctttgtcgtcgttctgatctcgcgctataactatcgtcgtgaaGTTTAAGCTTTGACGTCACTTCAGTGCACAAGCTCTGTTAGCAGTCGTGGTCACTTCTTGTACAACAGCCTGCCCGTCTGTCGTGGTTTCTGAACTCACCCAGCAACTGCATCGTCCGCTCAAGCTCGCTCCTTAGTATGTCGAGAACTCTGTCCACACCTTGCTTGCCCTgtgcagagagaaaaaaaaaaaacgggggcaTATATGAACACTGCCGCTGTGCTGCAAATATATATTAATAGTCAGTCCTACACTGAGAAACCACACGTGTATACGGAAGCACAAACAGCGCAAACGATTGCATGTCCGCCGTTCAGAACATGGGTACTTTAAATGGCCTTCTTGCCAAACAGTTGAGGTCCACTATCTGAGAACAAAGATCGTGGCTCACTAACACAACTAGCCTGTTTTAGTGGTCTTGTGTCGTTCAGTTATGCTATGTTTGTTTGAGTAAGGGCTCGAAAAGGCAGTGTCTTATAGCGTTGGTGAACAGAAGGACAAAGAAGATACACCGGACACGTCGCTGTTCACAGGGATGTGTCCAGCGTGTCTAGTGTGTCCGTATGTTCTTGCTGTCCGTGTATTTACCAATGCTAAGATACTACCTTTTCAAggtgcaccaacaagcccacatcgctaCTCTAGAATTTCTCGAAGCGTGTCTAAATGTGATAAACGCCACATTGTTTTTTCCCGCATAATACTTTCTCTTTATCTGTTATATAGAGGTGCGCACAATTTGCGAGAAACCATGATCAAAATGATGTAATGAGCGTGCACGATGTAACCTTGTATTGGGTATGTTTACATATATGAAATGACGTGCAACCAGAAGAAAGCTTAAGCAAGCCGGAACAACGTGGAAGAGCCTATGTGCATGTTAGGGAACCACCTTGCAAAGTTTATTCGCCGGCAATGCACTCGCAACAGGTATGTAGCGAAAGGCAGAGAGACGACGCCACAGCGGCCGACGTGGCCGTGCCGATCTCTTCGCTTTATTCTAGAAGGTCTAAGGCCGAGTGGCGGCCTGCTTTCGTACCGCCAGGACTTGTTCTAATCCTGCGCGTGGCTCGCACATCACGTGccacgcttctttttcttcgcggccagctggccaaactTGGCGTGGAAATACAGGTGATGACACGGAAATATCCTGCGGCTTGTTTGGAAGAGAACTTGCCGTGGTGGCGTGATACGTCTCTTAGTGCTGGTCTCTCACTATATATACGTCTCTCATTGAGGGAATAAAGTCGAGGCTTCCGTCGAAACCTCCACTTGCTACGTCTCTCATTACTATAACTGTTGCTGCTAAACAAGTCAGTAGGCTCTGCTCACGTTGTACGCGAGGCCCCAGATGGCCGGTCTTCCCAAGAACACCGCCCGGGCTCCGAGGCTGAGCgccttgaccacgtcagcaccgCTGCGGACTCCGCTGTCCAGGTAGATCTCCAGGCGATCACCCACCGCCGACACGATTTCAGGCAGCGCTTCGATCTGGAAGACGAACAGCTCCGTTAGCTTATTATTGTGTTCTCGGAATGCTGGCTTGCTCCGTTTAACGGCTTTGTTTAAGCACTAAAGCGTTTCGCTTGTGGCTTTCAGCAAAATCTTACCCGCCCCCACGTCTGTGTGCAAACGTCATGTACTCATCGCCATGTATGTTTTCTGAACTGACGATGTTTTGGGCTACCTTTTTAAGAACTCGGACTTCCTAATCAGGTGTTATATTTCAGGAATAGGACAATATTCATACTGGTAGCGTAGGCCGAAATTCGTTTCAGTAGGGGGCGGAAGAGAGGGGACACTTTACACGTgaggtgaagggggggggggggtgttgggcAGACAAATGCGTGGTACAGCATGATTTTGTGCTGTGTGTGCAACGGCGGACTGAAACTGCACATGGAGCACGTTCCCGGTGTACCACCCCTCTGGCCATGCCACTGATCCATACCAAATGAATTGGAGAAAGTCAATCTGAAGCCGAAGATCCCTGGGGGACGTCGAAATTTCAGAGGCAGTCTGATGCAACGTGGCTGGAAGTTTTAACTTGCAATTGGTATAGATCATCGAAAAACGGTCACAGTTTCGTGCTGGGGGAGAAACAGAAGAGAGATTCGTAGAAGGAAAATTTTTTGATTTAGGTTCAGTTCAATAACACACGCTTGAAATCATAACAGTCTTTAGTAGCCGAGACTGCGGACTGCATTGGATGTAATGAAACCCACTGGGAACAGGTAGTCTAGGTGAGATGTTGTCACCATCGCGTTTAACAGGGATGTCAGGCAATAGCTTCAACATCGTTATTGATAAAAGAAACAAGTCATCGAAAAGGACAACTCATTCGCAAATGACCTGTGCGGACTTCAAACTTTTGTAATCGGAAAATTAATCCCACCCCTGGTTACCGTGGCTGAGCTTGGTGATAATTCAGACAAAGTGTCTCACCAGTGAGACGCCGAGAACAGAATGAACACGTCGAACTCGCCGAATATACACGTAGATGACTTGTCATTTACAGTGACAGGGAGATTGAGAAAAAGTACGCGTTTGTAAAGTACAAAAGCTTGTGACCGTGCATGCACACTGATATTGCGTGCCCGGCATCTGTTGCGCGGACTGACGGGAAGTCGTAATTTTGACCCCTTTCATGGAACGTTTTAATGTCAACTGATAGCAGGTAGTTTTACGTCATTTCTCTGACGGAAGTACGTCATTTAAGGCTTGGTGGACACCAAGATGCAACACTTTCGTGTTCGAAAATTCACGGACGGACCTTTCAATTTAACTTGCACGCTAGAATAATGACCGATACTCCTGGCAGATAGTGCAGTGTTCTGGTTCGTGCAAAACTGTCTCCTCGAAATGTATTCTAATGCGCCTTAGTCATTATTTCAGTTCAAACTTTCAATTCTGGAAGTAATTATTGGGTACCCTCTGTCCGAAGCAAGGAACAAAAGGGAAAGTCATACGTACTATACGTGTTGTTTCGTGCTACAAACAGGTGGTTGTTAGTTATCTCTTATATAACAATTACGCCACCTTGCGGAATTCCGCTGAACTCCCTCGGAAGTTTCGCTCATACTAGCACCTCTAGCTATCTGTAACTACGTCTTCCCCTCTGCCTCTTTCTCTCTGTATACGACTGTAGCGGATCCCTGAGCAGAGCTCGTGGTGTCATATCGTAACGGCTTGGCAATGGCTATGAACAATACACACAATTATGCGTGGACGTTTATCAATGATCGGCGAACCGGCCACTTATTGGGATATTGCGCGTTTAATATTTATGCTATTGCCTATATATTTTTGGCATAATGTCTAACCGTTTCAGATCAAATTTTTTCTTCTTGTAGAGGAATTTTCCGCGAGACgtacataaaaaacaaaacaaaacaggtgtAGAATAAATGTGGTCAGTCCTGTTTAATTAAACTTGTGCAGTTAGGGCGCACCAAGTGTCGGCAAAAAAATAATGATTAGAGCTCACTCGCACTCACTGAAGACGCATATTTCGGACCCACTCAGACTTGGACACGTTGAACTTAGTCTCAGTCTGACTCACTCAAACTTAAACTCACCAGCTCATTATTGAGCCAGACTTGCAAAGAGTCCGGCCCCGCCGTGTTGGTGCAGTGGTTATGGCGGTCGACTACTAACCCGAAGGTGGCGAGATTGAATCCCAACTGCGGCgcttgcatttccgatggaggcgagaatgttcGACGCCATTGTACTCATATTCAGGTGGACATTGAAGAccccctccactacagcgtctctcatagatATGGCGGTTTCGAGGCGTCAAACACCGGGTATCATCATCATCGCTAGGAGTCGGGGAGGGAGGTTGATTCACGAGTCCGTTAGCCTACATTTAGCATTTCGGTCATAATGTCAATACGCTTTGACGCCAATATCTCACCCAATCAGTGCTCTGCGATAGGTCTTCTAGTATGAGTTATCAATTGATTTCGATCCATTAAGGAAGTTTCGTGAAATATCAGACTCACGCGAGATTCTTTTTATCTAGAATTTTCCGCGCAAAAGTTTACAAGCGGAAGTCATGGACTCAAATCGCGCCTCTAATTAATAAATACTCTGGTGGTTTGTGAACATCAGTGCGTTGAGACAGATGTGAATTGATTTGAATATAAACATAAGTTGATATAAGGCTGACAGTAATGCTTAAGTTGAGCAGATAGATATGGCTCAACAGGTCGAGTTTGCTCAGGCTCACTAAAGAAATATGTATTGTGCCTAGGACTCATTCATGCtcagaaatactttttttttcaaccgtaCTCCTTCAGACTCACTAAACGCTTCCTCGACTGGATTCACTCATCCTCAAACAGATCCATACTCACGGCCCAATCTCAGTGTGCTAGAGTCGATTCATGAGCGAGTTTGGCGACCTATGGTGTACACAGAACGATACAGAGTTGATATAGTTGGTAAGAATTCATCATGAAACAAGCCAAGATGTCTCGACATGGTCAAAAGAGAAGAAAGCAAGACCACACAAAATGTATATGTTGACTTGTTCTCCCAGGTCAACGTCTGCACGCCGTATACCTTCTTTAGTGTAATTAAATATGAGAACAGCGCAACAAACAAATGCTGATGAAGATAACGCACACTAATCGATAACACATGCCAATCTTTGTCTGCGACGCTGTTCTTAAGACCTGCCCAAGTTTTCCAAGTCTCCTTACAACGTGCCTAACCTGCCCAAGTTGCCCAAGTCTCCTTACAACCTGCCCAAGTTTTTACGCTTGCTCAGTGTACATGGGGTCGGTTATCCTATACAAGCCTAGTCGTCAACTATTAATCTGTGTAGCTTTTGCTGTAAGATTCCAGAGGAATCTCCGCTAGTCTGTTTGCTTATGCTTAAGATACTACCTAACAAACAGAAGCCTAAATTTGTTATTAAAACATTTCAATAAAATACACACCGAGGCCGGCGTCCCATCTAGTTGGCGGCCTCCGTGATTGGACACCAATATGGCGGCCGCGCCGTGGCGGTAGGCTTGAAGAGCTGCTTCACCTGGTGTTaaaggaacaacaacaacaaaaaaaaagaactaatgcAATTTTTATTGTCAGTAACACTGCGAGTCAAAGATACTAGAAGAGAAACTTGTGCTAGTTGGTGGTTTTTCGttaggtagaaaaaaaaaaacaacgcttaAAACGGACGAGCACAAGTGAAGACTCGAGTAACATGACAGAAACAGTGAACTCGCAACCAATAATATATAATTGGAAGTTCAGCGCCTTGATAACGTCTTCACTTGTCCTCGTCTGTTTTAAGCGGTGTTTTTCCTATTTAAGGAATGAAGCATAATTCAGTAGAAACGGAAATACAGGTGCCGTAGGCACATGCACAGAAGTCAGTTTCGCCTGAACGGTGAATCACTGATAAAAATAAATTATGATAAGTACTATAGCGGTAGCAATGCCCATATAAAAGTATTCTCCGCTGTATCGGGTCACTGCGCACTATTCAACAGTCGCATACTAACTAAATAAGTGAGCACTCTGCAAAACACGAACACATGACAAGGGAACGCAAACGTGTCTTAATCTATTATTCTTAATACTGTTTTTGTAATGCTGGGGTGATTAAACAGaataacgggggggggggggagtaggaGGCACATTTTTGCCGCAAGGGTGAAGTAATGCACGCGGTAGCAACATATCGAAATTACACACGGAAAACGGCAAGGAGATCGAAACTCGAagcgcgctgctcaagcacaaagtACGCCGTGCCTTCAATGTGTCACGCCTTCGTCCCGCAGCACACGTCATTTTTTTACAACGTGTGTAGAGCGCAGAAGgcactgccttttgtgacatcgACTTCCCCATCTGAGCTATAGTTAAGaagagcgtttttttttataCTGGTGGAGAGATGAACTGACGTGTGAGCAGTCCCTTGACAACTACTGGAAGTCCGGTTATCCGCTTGAGCCAGCCGATGTCCTCCCACGACACGGAGCGAGAGATGGATTCGCCCACATTCTCCTGGTTGCCAGACTGGACTTTGGACTTATCGTTACGTCCCTGGAGGTTGGCGAACCTGCGAATGGCCATTAGTGTTAACTGAACGTTTAATTCATATAAAAGATTGTAGAATATGCTAAACGTTCACTTAGTAAATCTTGCCGAAGCAATAGGTGGACATCCCAAGACTGGAACTCTCTTACTCGTCAAGGCGCTACTGTCCTCACATAATGTTTATGGTAGACGCAAATTCTGCTTTATAATTCTGAAGCAGTAGGTAGTTAGGCGAACAAGTTTACTGGTTCTTGAAAGAAGCATGCGAGGGCATGCGGAGGGGGTGGAAGCAGGACTACGATGAGTCCCCAGGTCGCTCTAGATGGCCGGACACTTCCGTGCCTCGGTGACCCTCTCCAGTCCAGCCCACTGTGGGCATGTTCTTTCGCATGTACCCACGAATCGACTGCCCCCAATGCTAACTTGTGCGGTGCGAACTTCGAGCAAGACATATATTCTCGATAGGGTCGTACTCACGTCACGTTGGGCGGAAGGTCGAAGCGGTTCTTGACGGGCCCCAGCTTGTGTCCGACGACGGGCGAGTCGGCGGTCAGCACGATGGCCGAGTATCCGGCCTTGGCCGCTCGCTTGACCAGCCACTCGGTGACCGAGCGGTCGCGGAACAGGTACGCCTGGAACCAGAGCAGGGCGCGGGGCGCTCTCGTGCGAACCTCTTCCAACGTCGTGGTGCTCAGCGAGCTCAGGATCATCACGATGCGGGCGTCCTGCGCGGCTGTTCCGGCGACGAGGTTCTCTTACGTGGGCGTGGTTCTCAAAGCGGCGTCGTGTTACACAATCGAATTGATGTTTTCAAACGAAACACACAACCGTTTATCTGCTTAGAATATCAAAGAGCATAGCTAACGTGAAGtagtgagagataaagagagagagaaagaaagcaacgaagaggaaaggctgggaggttaagcAAGCTTTGTCTCGGatcgagcccatcctcagcccagaaggctttgaaagctttgctgcgctttttgcggacaactgacctcagagacagacttATACTCtttgtcttatactctttgatgttgcctttcctctgtcgcaatatttttttttgtaatttctccttctcttcgcaacatttctttttaacatctttcattcccctcacccctttcccgagcacagggtagccagccggtctaagaactggctaacctccctatcTTTCCgcctaaactttcttcctcctcctcctccttgtctcggatggctaccctacacttgtggCGGGAAAAGGGGTGAACAACGGAAGGAAAAGCctagagaagaaagaagagtaaGAAAGGGATGGATTAACCGTGAGCGGGATAGTAGGCAGCAGGAACTGGCGCTCTTAGTTTGTAAGCGCTCGTGAAGTTCCGTGGTCCTCAAGaagcacaagagggctttcgtcgCTGTCGGCATATTCGAAAGCGCAGGCCAAGGATCTCCCTTTCTGTAAGCCACCTTCAATTCAAATGACGGAGGTCGGCTTCACTAGTTGTAATTGAATCTGGTATGTTGAGCAGGGGCACATAGAATATGCTCAAGCGACTCCTGGCAGGGGCGAAAGCTGCATCTCGCACTACGATCCATGGACACGCGAATGCAACGAAACACGGAAACGCAGCCGTAAATGCCACACCCAACTctgtgcgaaaagaaaaaaaaagcttgcaatgACTCGGTGGCAGTCTCGGAGGCAGTGCAAAGCAGTgctaggtgcagaaagctttgcGGGAACTGGCAGATCGCTTTTATCGACTGTGAAACAAAATcgtagtttcctaaaattaactacacGGCACTCTGGCGCCggaatcgttcagcga from Rhipicephalus microplus isolate Deutch F79 chromosome 7, USDA_Rmic, whole genome shotgun sequence includes these protein-coding regions:
- the LOC119179424 gene encoding uncharacterized protein LOC119179424, whose translation is MAAQFGALLLLLLVATCSSHDISVTANSPLSDHVPGTEPSPQKRLYPPFGDDLPPLNRRQIDLVRDVPESGPAATPGAQHNENDTLIHAPNVTAEPRQPTERKVQSPNQDYARSAEIAWDYLGLVVVLSTSEDDESPSQAPPVSDSALVTVADVERVARLKLEPQARRYFFSGSDRQQTLKENTEAFKRLRFRPKLLVDVSKVDTTTTVLGHRISMPIGFSPTALQKLAHNDGEVATAQAAQDARIVMILSSLSTTTLEEVRTRAPRALLWFQAYLFRDRSVTEWLVKRAAKAGYSAIVLTADSPVVGHKLGPVKNRFDLPPNVTFANLQGRNDKSKVQSGNQENVGESISRSVSWEDIGWLKRITGLPVVVKGLLTREAALQAYRHGAAAILVSNHGGRQLDGTPASIEALPEIVSAVGDRLEIYLDSGVRSGADVVKALSLGARAVFLGRPAIWGLAYNGKQGVDRVLDILRSELERTMQLLGCKNSSSLNSAYVVHKDHYARTRWKNYPRHEL